From the genome of Acidobacteriota bacterium:
GGGCCGATCGGCGCGCGCGTCCCGGCTGCGGGAGGTGGCATGGAACAGGCCGCACCTGCGCCCCGCCGGCGCGGCAGCGCACCATCGGGGAAGCACCTCGGGAGCGGCTCAAGGGAGCCGGCTTTCCGTCCGATACGACGAGCGCCGCCCCGCGGCGGCACAGACGGGCGGCGCGGCCGACAACCACGATCCCCCACCGCAGGACGTCCGCGCCGCGCGACACCCCCGGCCGACCGCCGGGGGTGTGCTTTTTGTGGGGCTCAGGCGCGCGCTCGGGCGCCCTCTTCCTCGAGAACCTCGAAGTCTCCGTTGTCCGCGCCGACCAGAACGACCCGCGGCCGGTGCCGTTCGATCTCCTCCGGCTCGAGGTCGGCGTAGGCGCAAATGATGACCCGGTCCCCCCGCCGGCACAGCCGGGCGGCCGCTCCGTTGACACAGCAATCGCCGGCGCCACGCGGTCCCTTGATCAGATAGGTCGCGAGCCGGGTGCCTCGGGTGACGTTGTACAGCTCGATCCTCTCGTAGGGGAGCAACCCGGCGGCCTCCATCAGCGCTTCGTCCAGCGTGAGGCTCCCCACGTAGTCCGGATTCGCCTCCGTGACCACGGCGCGGTGGATCTTCGCCCTCAGAAACGTCCGTCTCATCCGCCGTCCCTCGTACGCTCCTCCGACGCGGGCGGGCGCAGGATCGTGTTGTCGATCAGCCGGGCCTCTCCGACCCACGCGGCCAGCGCGAGCAGAGCCTCGCCCTCGATCCTTTCGAGCGGAGCGAGGTCCCGCGGGTCGACCACCGCTACGTAGTCGGGGCGCACCAGCGGGTTCGCGGCCAGCACCTCGCGGGCCGCGGCCTCGATTCTCTCCACCGACCGCTCCCCGGTGCTCACCAGCTCTTCCGCCCGCGCCAGCGCCGCGTACAACTGCCTGGCGGCGCGCCGTTCCTCCGGGTTGAGGTAGGCGTTGCGGGAGGACATCGCCAGGCCGTCGTCGTGGCGCACCGTCTCGGCGATCACCAGCTCCACGTCGACGTTCAAGTCCTCCACCATCCTCCGGATGATGATCGCCTGTTGGGCGTCCTTCTGGCCGAAGACGGCAATGTGCGGCTTCACGATGTTGAACAGCTTGAGAACCACGGTGCACACGCCGCGGAAATGTCCGGGCCGGGAGGCTCCCTCCAGAACGGCCGAAAGGCCCTCCACCTCGACGAAGGTCCGGTGGCCCGGTCGGTACATGTCCGCCGCCTCCGGAGCGAACAGGAAGTCCACCCCTTCCTGGATGCAGAGGTCGGCGTCCCGGGGAAGGTCGCGCGGGTACTTGTCGTAGTCCTCGGCGGGACCGAACTGCGTCGGGTTGACGAAAACGGAAACGACGACGACGTCGGCCAGCTCCCGCGCCTTGCGCACGAGCGAGAGGTGTCCCTCGTGCAGGGCGCCCATGGTCGGCACGAGGCCGATCTTCTTCCCCCGCCCGCGGGCTTCCCCCGCGATCTCCCGCATCATGTGCACGCGGCGGATCAGGTCCATGGCCGCTCCGATTCAGTCTCCCGCGCGCGCCAGACCCCGCCGCTCGAGCGCGCGCGCCACCTCGCGCGGCAGGCGATAGCTCTCCTCCCGCGCGGGAAACGAGCGGCCCCGGACGTCGTCCGCGAACCGCCGCACGGCCTCGACCGCCGCCCCGTGAAGGTCCGCGTACCGCCGGACGAACTTGGGGACCGGTCCGGGCGTCAGCCCGAGCAGATCGTGGATGACGAGGACCTGGCCGTCGCAGGCCGCGCCGGCGCCGATACCGATCGTGGGCACCGGCACCTCGGCGGTGATGAGGGCCGCCACGCGGGACGGTATCCCCTCCAGAACGATGCTGAACACCCCCTCGGCCGCCAGAGCGCGCGCGTCCGCCACGAGCGCGTCGATCTCCTCCACCGCGCGGCCCTGCACCCGGTAGCCGCCCATCGCATGGAGAGACTGCGGGGTCAGGCCGAGGTGCCCCATGACCGGAATCTCGGCGTCGAGCAAGGCGCGCACGACCGGCAGCCGCTTCCGCCCCCCTTCCAGCTTCACCGCTTCCGCCCCGGCGCGGATCAACCGCCCCGCGGCCAGCACCGCGTCGCGCGGTCCGGTGTGGTAGCTGAGGAACGGCATGTCGGCGACGACCAGGGCCCGGGGCCGCACCCGCGCCACGGCGGAGGTGTGGTGCGCCATCTCCTCGATTCCGACCCGCAGGGTGTCCTCGTGACCGAGGACGACCATCGCCAGGGAGTCGCCCACCAGGATCAGATCGGCGCCCGCCTCGTCGACGATGCGCGCGGTCGGGGCGTCGTAGGCGGTCAGCATCACCAGTGGATCCCCGCCCTTCCGGGCGCGGACCTCCGGGACGGTGACCTTGACAGGGGCAGCGGCACGCGGCGAAGCGCCGCGCCGGTTCTCGTTCATCGGTACCTCCACCTCCCCGCCGGCGAGCCTACGGTCGCGGGGTGGGGGTCGCTGGCTGGTCGACCGGGGCCCCGGCCGGCCCCCTCCGCGTCCCGGTCCTCGGGATCCGGGCGCCGGGGCCGGGCGGCCCCCCCGACGTTACCAGCGGAGGCGTGCCGGCACCAGTCACCCTCCGGGGCGGTAGTACTCCACCCCGCCGCGGTCCATCCTCTCGATCCGGCGCACCAGATCGTCGAGCTGGGTGGCGTCGTGAGCCGGGTCGAAGTCGTTGGTGTCCACGACGAGGAGCGGGGCCTCCTCGAATCGGAAGAAGAAGTGGTCGTAGGCCTTCACCACCTCCTCGAGGTAGGCCTCGGAGATCCGCCGCTCCACCTCCCGCCCGCGGCGCGCGATCCGTTCCGCGAGCACCGGCACCTTGGCCTGGAGGTAGACGACGAGGTCGGGCTTGGGCACGTCGGCCGCCAGCAGGTGGTAGAGCTTTTCGTACGTGGCCAGTTCCGTGTCGTCGAGGTTCAGGAAGGCGAAGATCCGATCCTTTTCGAACAAGTAGTCCGCGACCGTGGTCTGATGGAAGAGGTCGCGCTGGATCAGATCCAGTTGCCGCCGGTATCGGGTGACGAGGAACCAGATCTGCGCGGAGAAGGCTGCGCCGCGCCGGTCCCGGTAGAAGGCCTCGAGGAACGGGTTGTCGACCGGCTCCAGCTCCAGCCGGGCGTCCCACAGGGCCGCCAGCCGGCGCGCCAGCACCGTCTTGCCGACGCCGATCGGCCCCTCGATGGCGATGTACCGGGATCGCATGGCGGGACCGGATGCTACGGGCAGGGCCGCACCGGCGGCAAGCGGTCCCCGCGCCGGCAGCGCGCCAGCATCTCGGCCGGCGTCCGGCCCGCGGGCGGCACCGGGAGGTCGGGGAGGATCTCCGCCAGGGGAACCAGAACGAAGGCGCGCTCGGCCAGCCGCGGGTGCGGCACGGTCAGGCCCGGCTCGTCGATCTGCCGGTCCCCGTAGACGAGGAGATCGATGTCCAGCGTCCTGGGGCCCCAGCGGACCGTCCGGCGGCGGCCCGCCTCCTCCTCGATCCGGAGGCAGAGCTGGAGAAGCCGGCGCGGCGGGAGCGTTTCCGGCCCCAGGGGCGCCGCCAGCACCTGGTTCAGGTACGGGGGCTGACCCGGCGGCCCGCCCCACGGCGCCGTCTCGATCACCCGCGAGGCGAGGGTCCAGCGCCATCCCTCCTCGATCAGCCGCCGCCGGGCGAGGGCGAGGGCGGCCTGGCGGTCGCCGAGATTGGCGCCGAGACCGAGGACCACCCACCGGCCCTGCCGTTTGACACCCCCTGGGTGGCGACTTACCATCCGCGCCGCTCCCGCGCCGCCCCGCGTGCGGCGCCTCTCCGGTCGGAGATTGCCCGATGTCGGCTGCGAAGACCACCCGGCGGAAGAAGAAGGACCCCCACGCCGACGAGCGGCACGTCGCGGCGGAGCGGGATTACGCCGCGGCGATGAAGCTCTACGCCGGCGAGCAGAAGTGGGAGGCGGCGGCCTCCGCCTTCGAGAAGTTCATCGAGCGTTATCAGGGCCAGCCCGACGTCGCGGAGATCGTGGACCGGGCCCGCGTCCACCTCAAGGCCTGCCGCACGCGGCTCGCCCCGGCACCCCCGAGGCCGGAGAACGCGAGCGAGTGGCTGCACCAGGCGGTCTGCCTGACCAACCAGGGCCGTTTCGACGAGGCCCTCGCGGCGCTCGACGAAGCGGAGCGGGGCGGGGCCCCGATCGCCCGCGTGGCCTACGTCCGCGCGTCGGCGCTCGCGCTCGCCGGCCGGGCGGAGGAGGCGCTGGTCCATCTCGGACGGGCGATCGAGGCCGACCCCGACAACCGGGCCTACTGCCTGGGTGATCCGGATTTCGACTCGCTCCGCGAGATGCCCGGCTACGTCGCGCTGGTGGAACCGCCCTCGGAGGTCGCCTTCCCAAGGGAGGGTTCGAGCCATGCGCCGAACGCCGGACCGGAAAGCCTCGAAGAGCCTCCGGCGCTCTGAGCCGCCCCTGGCCGCGGTCATCCTCGCCGCCGGCGAGGGAACGCGGATGCGCTCGCGGCGAGCGAAGGTGCTGCACGAGGCGGCTGGCAGGCCTCTCGTGGAGCACGTCCTCCGCGCCGCCCGCGGCGCCGGGACCGATCCGGTGGTCGTCGTGGTGGGTGTCCAGGCCGACGAGGTCCGCGAGAAGCTCGGGCCGGGGCCCCGGTACGTCATCCAGACCGAGCGCCGCGGGACCGCCGACGCGGTCCGCCGGGCCGGCGCCGCCCTTCGGGGATTCGGCGGGGATGTGCTGATCCTCTGCGGGGACGTGCCGGCCCTCCCCGCTGCCGCCCTCCGCGGGCTCGTCCGCCGCCACCGGTCCCGGAAGGCGGCCCTGACGGTGCTGACCGCGGTGCTCGACGACCCCTCCGGGTACGGCAGGATTCTGCGGGGTCCCGACGGGGCGATCCGCGCGATCGTGGAGGAGCGGGACGCCGGCCCGGCGGAACGCGCCGTGTCCGAGATCAACACGGGGACTTACTGCGCCCGGTGGCCCGAACTCCGGCGCGTGCTGCGGCGGATCACTCCGGACAACGCCCAAGGGGAGTTCTATCTCACCGACGCGGTCCGGATCCTCATCGACGGCGGTGCCCGTGTGGAGGCGGTGGTCCACGAGCCGGCCCGGGAGGCGCTCGGTGTCAACAGCCGGGCCCACCTGGCGGAGGCCCACCGCATCCTCAACGAAAGGGTCCTCGCGCGGCTGATGCGGAACGGCGTCACGATCCTCGACCCGGCGACGACCTGGGTGCACGACACCGTGCGCGTCGGGCGGGACACCGTGATCCACCCGGGGGTCGCCCTGGAAGGCGCGACGCGGGTCGGTACGGACTGCGTGATCCGCAGCGGCTGCCGGCTCACGGACGTGGTGGTCGAAAGCGGCGTCGAACTTCTCGAGCACACGGTGGCCGCCGAGAGCCGGATCGGAGCCGGTAGCCGGGTGGGGCCGTTCGCCCACCTCCGGCCCGGAAGCGTGATCGGCCGGGGCTGCCGCGTCGGCAATTTCGTCGAGACGAAGAAGGCCTCCCTCGGCGACGGATCGAAGGCCTCCCACCTGAGCTATCTCGGCGACGCTCGCATCGGCAGGGAGGTCAACATCGGGGCCGGCACGATCACCTGCAACTACGACGGCGTGCGCAAGCACCGGACCGAACTGGCCGACCGCGTGTTCGTCGGCTCGGACACTCAGTTCGTCGCCCCGGTCAGGGTGGGCGAAGGGGCCTATGTCGCCGCCGGTTCCACCGTGACCGAGGATGTCCCGCCCCGAGCCCTCGCGATCGCCCGGTCCAGGCAGCGCAACATCCCCGGCTGGGTCGACCGCCGCCGGAACGAACCCGAAAAACGCTGAACCCCGGTGCCGGACCCAGCGGCCGCTCCGGCGTGCCGCGCGCCGCGGGTCGGGGGATATTCTGTGGGGAAAAGGCGGCCCGGGCGGGCGCGGCGCGGGAGGATCTGTCATGTGCGGCATCGTGGGCTACGTCGGCGGCCGGAACGCGACCGCGATCCTCGTCGAGGGGCTGAAACGGCTCGAGTACCGCGGCTACGACTCGGCCGGACTCGCGCTCCTGGTGGATGGCCGCTTCGAGCTCCGCCGGGCCGCGGGGAAACTACGC
Proteins encoded in this window:
- a CDS encoding aspartate 1-decarboxylase, coding for MRRTFLRAKIHRAVVTEANPDYVGSLTLDEALMEAAGLLPYERIELYNVTRGTRLATYLIKGPRGAGDCCVNGAAARLCRRGDRVIICAYADLEPEEIERHRPRVVLVGADNGDFEVLEEEGARARA
- a CDS encoding pantoate--beta-alanine ligase; this translates as MDLIRRVHMMREIAGEARGRGKKIGLVPTMGALHEGHLSLVRKARELADVVVVSVFVNPTQFGPAEDYDKYPRDLPRDADLCIQEGVDFLFAPEAADMYRPGHRTFVEVEGLSAVLEGASRPGHFRGVCTVVLKLFNIVKPHIAVFGQKDAQQAIIIRRMVEDLNVDVELVIAETVRHDDGLAMSSRNAYLNPEERRAARQLYAALARAEELVSTGERSVERIEAAAREVLAANPLVRPDYVAVVDPRDLAPLERIEGEALLALAAWVGEARLIDNTILRPPASEERTRDGG
- the panB gene encoding 3-methyl-2-oxobutanoate hydroxymethyltransferase; this translates as MNENRRGASPRAAAPVKVTVPEVRARKGGDPLVMLTAYDAPTARIVDEAGADLILVGDSLAMVVLGHEDTLRVGIEEMAHHTSAVARVRPRALVVADMPFLSYHTGPRDAVLAAGRLIRAGAEAVKLEGGRKRLPVVRALLDAEIPVMGHLGLTPQSLHAMGGYRVQGRAVEEIDALVADARALAAEGVFSIVLEGIPSRVAALITAEVPVPTIGIGAGAACDGQVLVIHDLLGLTPGPVPKFVRRYADLHGAAVEAVRRFADDVRGRSFPAREESYRLPREVARALERRGLARAGD
- a CDS encoding deoxynucleoside kinase, producing MRSRYIAIEGPIGVGKTVLARRLAALWDARLELEPVDNPFLEAFYRDRRGAAFSAQIWFLVTRYRRQLDLIQRDLFHQTTVADYLFEKDRIFAFLNLDDTELATYEKLYHLLAADVPKPDLVVYLQAKVPVLAERIARRGREVERRISEAYLEEVVKAYDHFFFRFEEAPLLVVDTNDFDPAHDATQLDDLVRRIERMDRGGVEYYRPGG
- the folK gene encoding 2-amino-4-hydroxy-6-hydroxymethyldihydropteridine diphosphokinase — its product is MVSRHPGGVKRQGRWVVLGLGANLGDRQAALALARRRLIEEGWRWTLASRVIETAPWGGPPGQPPYLNQVLAAPLGPETLPPRRLLQLCLRIEEEAGRRRTVRWGPRTLDIDLLVYGDRQIDEPGLTVPHPRLAERAFVLVPLAEILPDLPVPPAGRTPAEMLARCRRGDRLPPVRPCP
- the glmU gene encoding bifunctional UDP-N-acetylglucosamine diphosphorylase/glucosamine-1-phosphate N-acetyltransferase GlmU, yielding MRRTPDRKASKSLRRSEPPLAAVILAAGEGTRMRSRRAKVLHEAAGRPLVEHVLRAARGAGTDPVVVVVGVQADEVREKLGPGPRYVIQTERRGTADAVRRAGAALRGFGGDVLILCGDVPALPAAALRGLVRRHRSRKAALTVLTAVLDDPSGYGRILRGPDGAIRAIVEERDAGPAERAVSEINTGTYCARWPELRRVLRRITPDNAQGEFYLTDAVRILIDGGARVEAVVHEPAREALGVNSRAHLAEAHRILNERVLARLMRNGVTILDPATTWVHDTVRVGRDTVIHPGVALEGATRVGTDCVIRSGCRLTDVVVESGVELLEHTVAAESRIGAGSRVGPFAHLRPGSVIGRGCRVGNFVETKKASLGDGSKASHLSYLGDARIGREVNIGAGTITCNYDGVRKHRTELADRVFVGSDTQFVAPVRVGEGAYVAAGSTVTEDVPPRALAIARSRQRNIPGWVDRRRNEPEKR